A stretch of Myxococcus hansupus DNA encodes these proteins:
- a CDS encoding type II secretion system protein GspG codes for MKLTQKVDSRHRRARGGTACEYMIILLIFGLVVTAMFVVVIHPKLQAARRDRASLDLHGLAAALKRHDTKTGQYPTTSSAFAEIVRSGTLDVLLTDPWGRDYVYVNEGDAPFVLSYGADGVAGGQGHDADIVVKVVQHVAP; via the coding sequence ATGAAGCTCACCCAGAAGGTGGACTCGCGGCACCGTCGCGCGCGTGGCGGAACCGCATGCGAGTACATGATCATCCTCCTCATTTTCGGTCTCGTCGTCACGGCCATGTTCGTGGTCGTGATTCACCCCAAGCTGCAAGCAGCGAGGAGGGACCGAGCCAGCCTGGACCTCCATGGCCTTGCAGCGGCACTCAAGCGCCACGACACGAAGACGGGGCAATACCCGACCACGTCCTCCGCATTTGCGGAGATCGTGCGGTCAGGCACGCTCGATGTGCTTCTCACGGACCCCTGGGGCCGGGATTACGTGTACGTCAACGAAGGCGATGCTCCGTTCGTCCTGTCATATGGGGCTGACGGTGTCGCGGGGGGCCAGGGGCACGATGCGGATATCGTGGTGAAAGTCGTGCAGCACGTGGCCCCTTGA
- a CDS encoding type II secretion system protein GspG, which translates to MRPTQKPRRRSPPGVTLIEFMVIFAIMGLIAAIAGSITLAVHRDMAKPSRARTDLTIIALGLELHQCRTGSFPDTDTGLAALEQSGVLEQPPLDPWGHRYVYVNDDGHPVVMSHGEEGVAGGTGSGQDVTIKVAPRVPRPRDGPHCAP; encoded by the coding sequence ATGAGACCCACTCAGAAGCCGCGGCGCCGTTCCCCTCCGGGCGTAACGTTGATCGAGTTCATGGTCATCTTCGCGATCATGGGCCTCATCGCCGCGATCGCGGGATCGATCACGCTCGCGGTCCACAGGGACATGGCGAAGCCAAGCCGGGCGAGGACCGATCTCACGATCATCGCGCTAGGCCTCGAGCTTCACCAATGCAGGACAGGAAGCTTCCCAGACACCGACACAGGGTTGGCGGCCCTGGAGCAATCAGGGGTGCTCGAACAGCCCCCATTGGATCCCTGGGGTCATCGCTACGTGTACGTCAATGATGACGGCCACCCGGTCGTGATGAGCCATGGCGAGGAAGGCGTCGCGGGCGGAACCGGGTCAGGCCAGGACGTCACCATCAAGGTGGCGCCTCGTGTCCCGCGCCCTCGCGACGGTCCGCACTGCGCCCCCTGA